From Rhodamnia argentea isolate NSW1041297 chromosome 10, ASM2092103v1, whole genome shotgun sequence, a single genomic window includes:
- the LOC115739060 gene encoding protein ENHANCED DISEASE RESISTANCE 2-like isoform X2: MGRCADASDPRWIEKIKSVGPVPCLDPDNCSNGWASPPGDKFMVRGPEYFANRVKIPAGEYLLKPLAFDWIKSSSKVWEVMNNPNNHVRKAIETEFPDGDRPFVWAFNLQVPSKDNFSAVAYFVAKEPMQEGSLLDQFLRGDDVYRTSRLKMIANIVKGPWIVKKAVGEQAICIIGRALTCKYVISDNFIEVDVDIGSSMVASAIVHLAFGYITTLTVDLAFLIESQTELELPERILGAFRFSDLDPASARLMEPFDSTNVNLQSSLSTRWWRSIGQGFSHLIHQSSQESSSSSGSVHSNGIGSADKNDKLGT; this comes from the exons ATGGGCAGGTGCGCTGACGCCAGTGATCCTCGTTGGATAGAGAAAATCAAGTCAGTGGGGCCTGTTCCATGTCTTGATCCTGATAACTGTTCAAATGGATGGGCTTCCCCACCTGGAGACAAATTCATGGTTAGAGGACCAGAATATTTTGCAAACAGGGTCAAAATTCCTGCTGGCGAGTATCTCTTGAAGCCTCTTGCGTTCGATTGGATTAAAAGCTCTTCAAAAGTTTGGGAGGTCATGAACAATCCAAATAACCATGTGAGAAAGGCCATCGAAACTGAATTTCCTGATGGGGACAGACCTTTTGTGTGGGCTTTCAATCTCCAAGTGCCAAGCAAGGACAACTTTAGTGCTGTTGCATATTTTGTAGCCAAGGAACCTATGCAAGAGGGTTCCCTGCTGGACCAGTTCTTAAGAGGTGATGATGTGTATAGAACCTCACGTCTCAAAATGATCGCAAACATTGTGAAGGGTCCTTGGATAGTTAAAAAGGCAGTTGGAGAGCAGGCTATTTGCATAATTGGACGTGCCCTTACCTGTAAATATGTCATATCGGACAATTTTATAGAAGTAGATGTGGATATTGGGTCCTCCATGGTTGCCAGTGCGATTGTTCACTTGGCATTTGGCTACATCACGACGTTGACGGTTGATTTGGCTTTCCTTATCGAGAGCCAGACTGAGTTGGAGCTACCTGAAAGAATCTTGGGCGCTTTTAGATTCTCAGATCTGGACCCTGCTTCAGCAAGGTTAATGGAACCGTTTGATAGTACTAATGTGAATTTACAGTCCTCTCTTTCCACTAGATGGTGGAGGTCCATCGGTCAAGGGTTTTCCCATTTAATTCACCAAAGCTCCCAGGAAAGCAGCTCTTCTTCGGGATCAGTGCACAGTAATGGCATTGGCAGTGCAGACAAGAATGACAAATTAGGAACATG A